One window of Nicotiana tomentosiformis chromosome 11, ASM39032v3, whole genome shotgun sequence genomic DNA carries:
- the LOC138901822 gene encoding uncharacterized protein has product MMKAKSLGWKEGMDCFAAEKETSQAQLSSVKSHLRGMKEKSLAQAKKIEELEARLASELAKDKSEAEKAKVEADAIVAVYRADAEAAQVQAREVAETAQTRAHWIVELAKCQSRREILEEIHTRGFDFTEEIIKAKEHEADARALTFFDDDDGSKSGSKNREDID; this is encoded by the coding sequence ATGATGAAGGCGAAGTCCTTGggatggaaagaaggtatggactgctttgctgcagaaaaagagacttcTCAAGCTCAATTATCATCGGTTAAAAGTCATcttcgaggcatgaaggagaagagcttagctcaggcaaagaaaatagaggagctcgaggctcggttggcttccgaacttgcaaaggacaaatctgaagccgaaaaggcaaaggtcgAGGCAGATGCGATTGTGGCCGTctaccgggccgatgctgaagccgctcaagtacaagcgagagaggtagccgagaccgctcaaactcgagcacattggattgttgaactcgccaaatgccaatctcggagggaaatcCTCGAGGAGATCCACACTCGAGGTTTTGATTTTACCGaggagataataaaggctaaagagCATGAAGCTGATGCCAGAGCACTGACCTttttcgatgatgatgatggcagcaagagcgggtccaAGAATAGGGAGGACATCGATTAG